In one window of Protaetiibacter larvae DNA:
- a CDS encoding cation-translocating P-type ATPase, with translation MSDTEVSAGDVASEVEPYLLDAQAVVASLGSDAAVGLDDEEAARRLGTAGPNQITGDRAPSVWAVAASQLRDPMNIMLVVVSVASFLIAQLATGLLVAVLVVLNVVLGTGQDLKARASVDALAKLQVPRSRVLRDGRTDVIEASGIVPGDIVQLEAGELVPADGRVLRSATLEVQEAALTGESAPVSKDAGVLEGPEVALGDRSNMLFQNTSVTRGTATMVVTATGMQTEMGRIATMLASVNRTPSPLQRELNGLTRVIGIFAWAAVAVIVIVGFARGISVEDVLLLGVAMAISAIPTGLPTFVQALLSRGAKQLADARAIVKNLADVETLGATSAINSDKTGTLTLNEMMVSVIYSDGAWFEVEGTGYAKAGAIRSAAGVAVPDFTRLAYGMSLCSDALVGDDGTVVGDPTEAALVVLSAKLGVDAAETRRVYPRLAEIPFDSDYKFMATFHRIRLDGEERLVELVKGGPDVVLARCATAQASGALVPVAEVRDELLAANERMGGRGLRVLAFAVRVLEPGDEATIASDPMALADGLAFAGMVGIIDPLRPEAKDAVAVALAAGIDVRMITGDHAVTARAIGEDLGLGPGAVSGAELARMSDEELTARLPELHVFGRVTPEDKLRLARVMQRSGLVVAMTGDAVNDAAGLKQADIGVAMGSGSEVTKQAARMILTDDNFGTLVHAVQLGRGIYSTIVAYVRFQMTQLISLVLLFLTATIFNINQGVALTPLMVLFLNFFVCIPPVAAIAFDPGDPDIMRRPPRDPKVTITNPGAVLRWILFGAIMFVSALIPLVAGPDPVGIGTPSASMTMSFVVLGFSTILSALVFRRDPGSGLVAPILSALKLLSIPAILVVLATELGFLQRALLTQSLTGIEWLESIGLALLLPIVVEAEKWLRRRRAARHGGRDG, from the coding sequence ATGTCGGACACCGAGGTGTCGGCCGGCGACGTCGCGAGCGAGGTCGAGCCCTACCTGCTCGACGCGCAGGCCGTGGTCGCGAGCCTCGGCAGCGACGCGGCGGTCGGGCTCGACGACGAGGAGGCGGCCCGGCGCCTCGGCACCGCGGGCCCCAACCAGATCACAGGCGACCGCGCGCCCTCGGTCTGGGCGGTCGCGGCGAGCCAGCTGCGGGATCCGATGAACATCATGCTCGTGGTGGTATCCGTCGCGAGCTTCCTCATCGCGCAGCTGGCCACCGGGCTCCTGGTCGCGGTGCTGGTGGTCCTCAACGTCGTGCTCGGCACGGGGCAGGATCTGAAGGCCAGGGCGAGCGTCGACGCGCTCGCCAAGCTGCAGGTGCCGCGATCGCGCGTGCTGCGCGACGGACGCACCGACGTCATCGAGGCGAGCGGCATCGTCCCCGGCGACATCGTGCAGCTCGAGGCCGGCGAGCTGGTTCCGGCCGACGGCCGCGTCCTGCGATCGGCGACGCTCGAGGTGCAGGAGGCCGCGCTCACCGGCGAGAGCGCACCGGTCAGCAAGGACGCCGGCGTGCTGGAGGGTCCGGAGGTCGCACTCGGCGACCGCTCGAACATGCTGTTCCAGAACACCTCCGTCACGCGCGGCACGGCGACCATGGTGGTGACGGCGACCGGGATGCAGACCGAGATGGGTCGCATCGCCACGATGCTCGCCTCGGTGAACCGCACCCCGTCGCCGCTGCAACGCGAGCTCAACGGCCTGACCCGGGTCATCGGCATCTTCGCCTGGGCCGCGGTCGCGGTGATCGTGATCGTCGGATTCGCGCGCGGGATCTCGGTCGAGGATGTGCTGCTGCTGGGCGTCGCGATGGCGATCTCGGCCATCCCGACGGGACTGCCGACCTTCGTGCAGGCGCTCCTGTCGCGCGGAGCCAAGCAGCTCGCCGACGCCCGGGCGATCGTGAAGAACCTCGCCGACGTCGAGACCCTCGGCGCCACGAGCGCGATCAACAGCGACAAGACCGGCACGCTGACCCTCAACGAGATGATGGTCTCGGTCATCTACTCCGACGGCGCCTGGTTCGAGGTCGAGGGAACGGGCTACGCGAAGGCGGGAGCGATCCGATCCGCCGCCGGCGTCGCCGTGCCCGATTTCACGCGCCTCGCGTACGGGATGTCGCTGTGCAGCGACGCCCTCGTCGGCGACGACGGCACGGTCGTGGGCGACCCCACCGAGGCCGCGCTCGTGGTGCTGTCGGCCAAGCTCGGCGTGGATGCCGCGGAGACCCGGCGGGTGTACCCGCGGTTGGCGGAGATCCCGTTCGACTCCGACTACAAGTTCATGGCGACCTTCCACCGCATCCGGCTCGACGGCGAGGAGCGGCTCGTCGAGCTCGTCAAGGGCGGACCGGATGTGGTGCTCGCCCGATGCGCGACGGCACAGGCATCCGGCGCCCTCGTGCCGGTCGCCGAGGTGCGCGACGAGCTGCTCGCCGCCAACGAGCGCATGGGCGGCCGCGGGCTGCGGGTGCTCGCCTTCGCGGTGCGGGTCCTCGAGCCGGGCGACGAGGCGACCATCGCCTCCGACCCGATGGCGCTCGCCGACGGCCTCGCCTTCGCGGGGATGGTCGGCATCATCGACCCGCTGCGCCCGGAGGCGAAAGACGCGGTCGCGGTGGCGCTCGCCGCGGGCATCGACGTGCGCATGATCACCGGCGACCATGCGGTGACCGCGCGAGCGATCGGCGAGGATCTCGGGCTCGGGCCGGGGGCCGTCTCCGGCGCCGAACTGGCCCGGATGTCGGACGAGGAGCTCACCGCACGCCTTCCCGAGCTGCACGTCTTCGGCAGGGTGACCCCCGAGGACAAGCTGCGGCTCGCGCGGGTGATGCAGCGCAGCGGCCTCGTGGTGGCGATGACGGGCGACGCCGTGAACGACGCGGCGGGGCTCAAACAGGCCGACATCGGCGTCGCCATGGGCTCGGGCAGCGAGGTCACCAAGCAGGCCGCACGCATGATCCTCACCGACGACAACTTCGGCACCCTCGTGCACGCGGTCCAACTCGGCCGCGGCATCTACAGCACGATCGTCGCGTATGTGCGCTTCCAGATGACGCAGCTCATCTCGCTCGTGCTGCTGTTCCTCACGGCAACCATCTTCAACATCAACCAGGGCGTCGCGCTCACCCCGCTCATGGTGCTGTTCCTCAACTTCTTCGTCTGCATCCCGCCGGTCGCGGCCATCGCCTTCGACCCCGGGGATCCCGACATCATGCGGCGGCCGCCGCGCGATCCGAAGGTGACGATCACCAACCCCGGCGCCGTGCTGCGCTGGATCCTGTTCGGCGCGATCATGTTCGTCTCCGCGCTCATCCCGCTCGTCGCCGGCCCCGACCCGGTCGGCATCGGCACGCCGAGCGCGTCGATGACGATGTCGTTCGTGGTGCTCGGCTTCTCCACGATCCTCAGCGCGCTCGTCTTCCGACGCGACCCGGGGAGCGGGCTGGTCGCCCCCATCCTCTCCGCGCTGAAGCTGCTGTCGATCCCGGCGATCCTCGTGGTGCTCGCCACCGAGCTCGGCTTCCTGCAGCGCGCCCTGCTGACCCAGTCGCTCACCGGTATCGAGTGGCTGGAGAGCATCGGCCTCGCGCTGCTGCTGCCGATCGTGGTCGAGGCGGAGAAGTGGCTGCGTCGTCGCCGCGCGGCCCGTCACGGAGGGCGGGACGGATGA
- the glsA gene encoding glutaminase A, giving the protein MTPESPVVALLRRVLADNSARDGGDVARYIPELAKADPSLFGICLVTADGAAYEVGDTRTEFTIQSISKPFSYALALDELGSEQVLARVGVEPTGDAFNEISLDPATGMPYNPMINAGAITTTGLVMEGHGDETVAALLRLYGRFAGRALRVDEAVYRSEWETAHRNRAIAHLLRGSGALRGDPERALYAYLQQCSVLVDTHDLGVMAATLANDGVNPLTGVRAASRRTVGDVLNVMDSCGMYDSAGDWQFTVGLPAKSGVAGGVIAVVPGSFGIAVFSPALDRHGNSVRGVAVFRQLSAELGLHPLRSGYHAPSPLRSSFTLARAGSTVRRPPADAEVIARRGDEVVVAELQGELDFVAAELVVRRILDAQPEPRFAVVDLRHVSVVHRELVPLVAELAAVFASRGGGLLVSDAPDPDGDDPLDGSVTRFADLDLALQWCEDQLLGGATTAPESVALRDHPVVAGLTDDAFERLGAYLERRELAPGASLIRRGEPVDGLYVLTSGRLSALAHLEGRPARRAATLVAGMIVGERSIAGAFDAIGDVVADTGAACYVLPAERMARLRAEEPGIVVAVVSNILSIAAAGIGQLSERPTPALDG; this is encoded by the coding sequence ATGACGCCCGAGTCGCCGGTCGTCGCACTCCTGCGGCGCGTCCTGGCAGACAACTCGGCGCGCGACGGCGGCGACGTCGCGCGCTACATCCCGGAGCTCGCCAAGGCCGATCCCTCGCTCTTCGGGATCTGCCTCGTGACGGCCGACGGCGCGGCGTACGAGGTGGGCGACACGCGCACCGAGTTCACGATCCAGTCGATCTCGAAGCCGTTCAGCTACGCGCTCGCCCTCGACGAGCTCGGCTCGGAGCAGGTGCTCGCGCGGGTGGGGGTCGAGCCGACCGGTGACGCGTTCAACGAGATCTCGCTCGATCCGGCGACCGGGATGCCGTACAACCCGATGATCAACGCCGGTGCGATCACGACGACCGGGCTCGTCATGGAGGGCCACGGCGACGAGACGGTCGCCGCGCTGCTCCGGCTGTACGGCCGTTTCGCGGGACGCGCCCTGCGCGTCGACGAGGCGGTGTACCGATCCGAGTGGGAGACCGCCCACCGCAACCGGGCCATCGCGCACCTGCTGCGCGGCTCGGGCGCCCTGCGGGGCGACCCGGAACGGGCCCTCTACGCCTACCTCCAACAGTGCTCGGTGCTCGTCGACACGCACGACCTGGGGGTGATGGCCGCGACCCTCGCCAACGACGGCGTGAACCCGCTCACGGGGGTCCGGGCCGCATCCCGGCGCACGGTGGGCGATGTGCTGAATGTCATGGACAGCTGCGGCATGTACGACTCGGCGGGCGACTGGCAGTTCACGGTCGGGCTGCCCGCCAAGAGCGGCGTCGCCGGCGGCGTGATCGCCGTGGTGCCCGGCAGCTTCGGCATCGCGGTGTTCTCGCCGGCGCTCGACCGGCACGGCAACAGCGTGCGCGGGGTCGCCGTGTTCCGGCAGCTCTCCGCCGAGCTGGGCCTGCATCCGCTGCGCTCCGGCTACCACGCGCCCTCGCCGCTGCGCTCGAGCTTCACCCTCGCCCGCGCCGGATCGACCGTCCGACGTCCCCCGGCTGACGCGGAGGTCATCGCGCGCCGCGGTGACGAGGTCGTGGTGGCCGAGCTGCAGGGCGAGCTCGACTTCGTGGCCGCCGAGCTCGTCGTGCGCCGCATCCTGGACGCGCAGCCCGAGCCGCGGTTCGCGGTGGTGGATCTGCGCCACGTGAGCGTCGTGCACCGCGAGCTCGTGCCCCTGGTGGCCGAGCTCGCCGCCGTCTTCGCCTCCCGCGGCGGGGGGCTGCTCGTGAGCGACGCACCGGATCCGGACGGCGACGATCCGCTCGACGGCTCGGTGACGAGATTCGCCGACCTCGACCTGGCACTGCAGTGGTGCGAGGACCAGCTGCTCGGCGGCGCGACGACGGCACCGGAGTCGGTGGCGCTGCGCGACCACCCGGTCGTGGCGGGGCTCACCGACGACGCCTTCGAGCGCCTCGGCGCCTATCTGGAACGGCGCGAGCTCGCCCCCGGCGCCTCGCTCATCCGTCGCGGCGAGCCCGTCGACGGGCTGTACGTGCTCACCTCGGGACGGCTCAGCGCCCTCGCGCACCTCGAGGGACGCCCCGCACGTCGCGCGGCGACGCTCGTGGCCGGCATGATCGTGGGCGAACGCTCGATCGCCGGCGCCTTCGACGCGATCGGCGACGTCGTCGCCGACACGGGGGCCGCGTGCTACGTGCTTCCCGCGGAGCGGATGGCGCGACTGCGTGCCGAGGAGCCCGGGATCGTGGTGGCCGTCGTGTCGAACATCCTGTCGATCGCCGCCGCCGGCATCGGACAGCTGTCGGAACGACCCACCCCGGCCCTCGACGGGTGA
- a CDS encoding DUF2252 domain-containing protein has protein sequence MTQTSTKARIEAGRATREARPREALAQLSVDDRDPIGILVEQNRTRVPELLPLRTQRMSASPFAFYRGTAAIMAADLARDPHSGIVVASCGDAHLSNFGFYASQERTLMFDLNDFDEAAWAPWEWDLKRLVTSVVVAGQAGSRDDAVIRGAARGAVIAYARVIEAAIRMSPTQRYFSHFAASGDTSTLDPESGEVLRAAIKDAQKRTAERAARKLTEHSPDGIRRFVDAPPTFVRAGSQQQSSLRSLLDSYTASADIDIQLLLRNYRVTDVARRVVGVGSVGTRGYLVLFVDGDDNTLLLQAKEAGQSVLAEYGHAEQPPEFADHVARLGQGGRVVALQRILQASSDPFLGYLQDDGVDYYVRQFHDMKGSIDVEALSDTAFTTYAEACSVVLARAHAQSPRTAEIAGYAGGGKKLAEIILPWAYAYAALSRQDYDAFLQSVDADTRAS, from the coding sequence ATGACGCAGACATCGACGAAGGCGCGCATCGAGGCCGGGCGCGCGACGCGGGAGGCGCGGCCCCGCGAGGCGCTCGCGCAGTTGTCCGTCGACGACCGGGATCCGATCGGGATCCTCGTCGAGCAGAACCGCACCCGGGTGCCCGAACTGCTCCCCCTGCGCACCCAGCGGATGTCGGCGAGCCCGTTCGCCTTCTACCGCGGGACGGCGGCGATCATGGCCGCCGACCTGGCCCGCGACCCGCACTCCGGCATCGTCGTGGCCTCGTGCGGTGACGCGCACCTGTCGAACTTCGGCTTCTACGCCTCGCAGGAGCGCACGCTGATGTTCGATCTGAACGACTTCGACGAGGCCGCCTGGGCGCCGTGGGAGTGGGATCTCAAGCGTCTCGTGACCAGCGTCGTGGTTGCGGGCCAGGCCGGAAGCCGCGACGACGCGGTCATCCGGGGTGCGGCGCGCGGTGCCGTGATCGCCTACGCGCGCGTCATCGAGGCGGCGATCCGGATGAGCCCGACCCAGCGGTACTTCTCGCACTTCGCCGCGTCGGGCGACACGTCCACCCTGGATCCGGAGTCCGGCGAGGTCCTGCGGGCCGCTATCAAGGATGCGCAGAAGCGCACCGCCGAGCGCGCCGCGCGCAAGCTCACCGAGCACTCGCCCGACGGGATCCGGCGCTTCGTCGACGCCCCGCCCACCTTTGTGCGCGCCGGATCGCAGCAGCAGTCGTCGCTGAGGTCGCTGCTGGACTCGTACACGGCATCCGCCGACATCGACATCCAACTGCTCCTGCGCAACTACCGGGTCACCGATGTGGCCCGCCGGGTGGTCGGCGTCGGCAGCGTGGGCACGCGCGGCTACCTCGTGCTGTTCGTCGACGGCGACGACAACACGCTGCTGCTGCAGGCGAAGGAGGCCGGGCAGAGCGTGCTCGCCGAGTACGGGCACGCCGAACAACCGCCCGAGTTCGCCGACCATGTCGCACGTCTCGGCCAGGGTGGACGCGTCGTCGCCCTGCAACGCATCCTGCAGGCCTCATCCGATCCCTTCCTCGGATACCTGCAGGACGACGGCGTGGACTACTACGTGCGACAGTTCCACGACATGAAGGGCTCGATCGACGTCGAGGCACTCAGCGACACCGCCTTCACGACCTACGCCGAGGCCTGCTCGGTCGTGCTCGCCCGCGCGCACGCCCAGTCCCCCCGCACCGCCGAGATCGCCGGCTACGCGGGAGGCGGCAAGAAGCTCGCCGAGATCATCCTCCCCTGGGCGTACGCCTACGCCGCCCTGTCCCGGCAGGACTACGACGCATTCCTGCAGAGCGTGGATGCCGACACCCGCGCGTCATGA
- a CDS encoding zinc-binding metallopeptidase family protein, giving the protein MRMLACPRCAEAVFMDELSCRSCGVAVGYHPPSRTMLDLTEPSVEIEGRTWYPCSRRGWKCNWVAPDGAEAGRCFSCGLIRARPASDDTIALERLAETMLGERRLLIQLDQLGLPVDPWHEADGGLGFDLLSSYSRNERVSIGHANGIVTIDLAESLDAHRERLRVALGEPYRTMLGHFRHEVGHYYEWILVERPESSAWIDECREIFGDQRTSYADAIDRHYRYGAPEGWQESFISEYATMHPWEDFAESFAHYLHITDTLETSWSAGLELRPGREAHPQAVWNLQVRRQYGADDFPAMLEDWRALSLFFNRVNRSMGKDDLYPFTIGETVARKLDFVHRLIVGLPELPVAPDGFRRLRAIRTTSSRNVHG; this is encoded by the coding sequence ATGAGGATGCTGGCCTGCCCGCGCTGTGCCGAGGCGGTGTTCATGGATGAGCTCAGCTGCCGCTCCTGCGGCGTCGCGGTCGGATACCATCCGCCGTCCCGCACGATGCTCGACCTGACCGAGCCGTCGGTCGAGATCGAGGGCCGCACCTGGTATCCCTGTTCGCGGCGCGGGTGGAAGTGCAATTGGGTGGCACCCGACGGCGCGGAGGCCGGACGCTGCTTCAGCTGCGGTCTGATCCGCGCCCGACCCGCATCCGACGACACCATCGCCCTGGAACGGCTAGCCGAGACGATGCTCGGCGAGCGCCGCCTGCTCATCCAGCTCGACCAGCTGGGCCTGCCGGTCGATCCGTGGCATGAGGCGGACGGGGGTCTCGGATTCGACCTGCTGTCGTCGTACTCGCGCAACGAGCGGGTGTCGATCGGTCACGCGAACGGCATCGTCACGATCGATCTCGCCGAGAGCCTCGACGCCCACCGGGAGCGGCTCCGGGTCGCGCTCGGCGAGCCCTACCGCACGATGCTCGGGCACTTCCGCCACGAGGTGGGTCACTACTACGAGTGGATCCTCGTCGAGCGGCCCGAGTCGTCGGCCTGGATCGACGAGTGCCGCGAGATCTTCGGCGATCAGCGCACCTCCTACGCCGACGCGATCGATCGACACTACCGGTACGGCGCCCCGGAGGGATGGCAGGAGTCGTTCATCTCGGAGTACGCGACGATGCATCCCTGGGAGGACTTCGCGGAGAGCTTCGCCCACTACCTGCACATCACCGACACGCTCGAGACGTCGTGGTCGGCGGGCCTCGAGCTGCGTCCCGGCCGTGAGGCGCATCCGCAGGCGGTGTGGAACCTGCAGGTTCGGCGGCAGTACGGTGCCGACGACTTCCCGGCGATGCTGGAGGACTGGCGGGCGCTGTCGCTGTTCTTCAACCGCGTCAACCGCTCGATGGGCAAGGATGACCTCTACCCGTTCACGATCGGCGAGACCGTCGCGCGCAAGCTCGACTTCGTGCACCGCCTGATCGTGGGCCTGCCCGAGCTGCCGGTGGCGCCGGACGGATTCCGCAGGCTCCGCGCGATCCGCACGACATCCTCACGGAACGTGCACGGATAG
- a CDS encoding alpha/beta fold hydrolase, which produces MTTIQPQPTRHPILLLPGHWLGGWVWGEVAARLTELGHEVEPLTLPGLESADAAREAVTFADHVDYVATRIGSLGGRVVLVAHSGAGAVATAVADRMPGALARIVYVDSGPVGDGTVPRPELTAEDAELPFPGLDALAAHGVSVEGLGDDHRAELTARAVPHPAGACRQPVTLTDPHRHEVPTTVVCCSIPGSVMQELVASGEPMFAPLRELTDLTVRELPTGHWPMLSRPAELAELIGAEADRDDERDARPLSVHVP; this is translated from the coding sequence ATGACGACGATCCAGCCCCAGCCCACCCGCCATCCGATCCTGCTTCTCCCCGGCCACTGGCTCGGCGGGTGGGTGTGGGGCGAGGTGGCCGCACGGCTCACCGAACTCGGACACGAGGTCGAGCCCCTGACCCTCCCCGGCCTGGAATCGGCGGATGCCGCGCGCGAGGCCGTGACGTTCGCCGACCACGTCGACTACGTCGCCACCCGGATCGGCAGCCTCGGTGGCCGGGTGGTGCTCGTGGCGCACAGCGGGGCCGGCGCGGTGGCGACGGCGGTGGCCGACCGGATGCCGGGCGCGCTGGCCCGGATCGTGTACGTGGACTCCGGTCCGGTCGGCGACGGCACCGTGCCGCGGCCCGAGCTGACCGCCGAGGATGCCGAGTTGCCGTTCCCCGGCCTCGACGCCCTCGCCGCTCACGGGGTCAGCGTCGAGGGGCTGGGCGATGACCACCGGGCCGAGCTGACCGCGCGGGCGGTGCCGCATCCCGCCGGCGCCTGCCGGCAGCCGGTCACGCTCACCGATCCGCACCGCCACGAGGTGCCGACGACGGTGGTGTGCTGCTCCATCCCGGGTTCTGTGATGCAGGAGCTGGTCGCCTCCGGTGAGCCCATGTTCGCACCGCTGCGCGAGCTGACCGACCTCACCGTGAGGGAGCTGCCCACCGGGCACTGGCCGATGCTCTCCCGGCCCGCCGAGCTGGCTGAGCTGATCGGGGCGGAGGCGGACCGCGACGATGAGCGCGATGCCCGGCCCCTATCCGTGCACGTTCCGTGA
- a CDS encoding helix-turn-helix transcriptional regulator, whose product MNRTDRLYAIREELRRAGSRGRTAEQLAATFEVSIRTIKRDISALQAGGFPAWARTGRAGGYVVDAEATLPPVNLTPSEVSGLAVLLATHDGHPFAAHARAALTKVLAVTPPNVRERAERLASRVWIDHQDPQPPVDAGLRRAVEEALATGLVLSMNYRDQAGAETRRRVEPQLLASTGGYWYLIAYCLDRQAMRWFRLDRILVARLTRQTSHDRPVSEIGSPPPTARPATPR is encoded by the coding sequence GTGAATCGAACGGACCGGCTGTACGCGATCCGTGAAGAGCTGCGTCGCGCGGGATCGCGGGGGCGCACCGCAGAACAGCTGGCCGCGACCTTCGAGGTCAGCATCCGCACGATCAAGCGCGACATCAGCGCCCTGCAAGCCGGTGGGTTCCCCGCCTGGGCGCGCACCGGCAGGGCCGGTGGGTACGTGGTCGATGCCGAGGCGACCCTGCCGCCGGTGAACCTCACCCCCTCCGAGGTCTCGGGCCTGGCGGTTCTGCTCGCCACCCACGACGGGCATCCGTTCGCCGCCCACGCCCGGGCAGCACTCACCAAGGTGCTCGCCGTGACGCCTCCGAACGTGCGCGAGCGCGCCGAACGCCTCGCAAGCCGGGTGTGGATCGACCATCAGGATCCGCAACCACCCGTCGACGCCGGCCTGCGCCGGGCCGTCGAGGAGGCCCTCGCTACCGGCCTGGTGCTCTCGATGAACTACAGGGACCAGGCGGGTGCCGAGACACGGCGCCGCGTCGAACCGCAGCTGCTCGCCTCCACCGGCGGCTACTGGTACCTGATCGCGTACTGTCTCGACCGGCAGGCCATGCGCTGGTTCAGGCTCGACCGCATCCTCGTCGCCCGTCTCACCCGCCAGACCTCCCACGATCGCCCCGTCTCGGAGATCGGCAGCCCGCCACCCACAGCCCGACCCGCGACACCGAGGTGA
- a CDS encoding IS481 family transposase yields MSNKHQVAVLQITAGQLTVSEAARRYGISRQHLHRLLTRFRNGGLEAIEPRSRAPLSNPNQTSDEVRQRIIELRRQLAATGMDAGPITIAWHLEQSGHAVPSTATIRRIITRAGLVTPEPRKRPKNSFVRFEAAQPNGTWQSDFTHWHLADGTDIEILNWLDDHSRYLLGCTAIGRVTGDDVIVDFLRLIDTYGPPATTLTDNGSVYTARFVGGKNAFELTLPLLGIQQKNGHPGHPQTQGKIERFHQTLKRFLAAQPVPRTPAELQHQLDAFRQHYNEHRPHRARDRMTPGDAYRDTPKALPARRIESGHYRLRYDHVDDRGKVSFRLAGRMHHLGIGIEHHRKRIIAIADHETVTVIHLDTGEVIATNQIEPTHSYWRNTKKAPGRWPRAST; encoded by the coding sequence ATGTCGAACAAGCATCAGGTCGCGGTCCTGCAGATCACCGCCGGACAGCTCACGGTGTCGGAAGCCGCCCGCCGCTACGGCATCAGCCGGCAGCACCTGCACCGGCTCCTGACCCGGTTCCGGAATGGGGGCCTGGAGGCGATCGAGCCCCGCTCCCGAGCCCCGCTATCGAACCCGAACCAGACCAGCGACGAGGTTCGGCAGCGCATCATCGAACTGCGCCGTCAGCTCGCTGCCACCGGGATGGATGCCGGCCCGATCACGATCGCCTGGCATCTCGAGCAGTCAGGACATGCAGTCCCGTCGACTGCGACGATTCGTCGGATCATCACCCGCGCCGGCCTGGTCACCCCGGAACCGAGAAAGCGCCCGAAGAACTCGTTCGTCCGTTTCGAGGCCGCACAACCCAACGGCACCTGGCAGTCCGACTTCACTCACTGGCACCTGGCCGACGGCACCGACATCGAAATCCTGAACTGGCTCGACGACCACTCCCGCTACCTGCTGGGCTGCACCGCGATCGGCCGCGTCACCGGCGACGACGTGATCGTCGACTTCCTGCGCCTGATCGACACCTACGGCCCGCCGGCGACCACACTCACCGACAACGGCAGCGTCTACACCGCCCGCTTCGTCGGCGGGAAGAACGCGTTCGAGCTCACCTTGCCGCTGCTGGGCATCCAGCAGAAGAACGGCCACCCAGGCCACCCGCAGACCCAGGGCAAGATCGAACGCTTCCACCAGACCCTGAAACGCTTCCTCGCAGCTCAGCCCGTCCCGCGCACGCCGGCTGAGCTGCAGCACCAACTCGATGCCTTCCGGCAGCACTACAACGAACACCGCCCCCACCGCGCAAGAGACCGCATGACCCCCGGCGACGCCTACCGCGACACCCCGAAAGCCCTCCCCGCCCGACGCATCGAATCCGGCCACTACCGACTGCGCTACGACCACGTCGACGACCGCGGCAAAGTCTCCTTCCGCCTCGCCGGACGCATGCACCACCTCGGCATCGGCATCGAGCACCACCGCAAACGCATCATCGCGATCGCCGACCACGAAACCGTGACCGTCATCCACCTCGACACCGGCGAAGTCATCGCCACCAACCAGATCGAACCGACCCACAGCTACTGGCGCAACACGAAGAAAGCCCCAGGCCGATGGCCCAGGGCTTCCACGTGA